The Nocardioides marmorisolisilvae genomic interval GTCGAGGAGACCGGTGGCCTCGACGTCCTCGTCAACAACGCCGGCATCGAGATCGCCAGCCTCTTCGTCGACCTCGACCCGGACGTCGTCCGGCGGATCCTCGACGTCAACGTCGTGGGCACCTCGCTCGGCATCAAGCACGCCTTCCGAACGATGGGCCCGGGCGGTCCGGCCGGCAAGGGCGGCGTCGTCATCAACATCGCCTCCGTCGCTGCCACCATCGCGTTCCCCGCACTGTCGGCGTACTCAGCGTCGAAGTCGGCGGTCGACCGGCTCACCCGGGTCGCCGCAATGGAGAGCGGCAAGCTCGGGCTCGGCGTCCGGGTCAACTGCGTCTACCCCGGCCTGGTCCCCAACGAGATGGGTGCCGGCCTGGCCAACGAGATGACCACGCTCGGCCTGTTCCCCTCGGCCGAGGAGGCGGTGGCCGGCGTCGTCGCCCTGACCCCGTCGGGTCGGCTGGCCACCGAGGATGAGATCGCCGACGCGGTCACCTTCCTGGCCTCCGACCGCGCCCAGTTCGTCAACGGCGCCGGCCTGCCGGTCGACGGCGGGATGGGGATGTGAGCACCATGACCAAGCCAGTGATCGTCTACGGCGCCTCCGGCTACACCGGCCGGCTGATCTGCGAGTACCTGCGCGAGTTCGGCGTCCCCTTCGTCGCCGCGGGCCGCTCGGCCGACAAGCTGAAGGCCTCGATGGAGGCCAACGTCCCCGGCATCGAGACCGCCGACTACGACATCGCCGAGGTGGGCCACGACGTCGCCTCCCTCACTGAGCTGTTCCGCGATGCCTCGGTCGTGTGCAACACGGTCGGACCGTTCAGCAAGCACGGACCCGAGGTCGTCGAGGCCTGCCTCGCCGCCGGCACCCACTACCTCGACACCACCGGGGAGCAGGACTGGCTGATCACCTGCGACGAGCGCTGGGCCGCGGACTTCGCCGCCGCCGGCCTGCTGCTCTCCCCCGGCCTCGCCCAGATGTACACGACCGGCGAGATCGCCGCCGAGCTCTGCCTCGAGAAGCCGGGACTGGACACCCTCGACATCGCGGTCTTCTGGGGCGGATCCCCCACGATCGCCTCCACGCAGACCATCCTGGTCAACGCCGCGACGTCGACGGCGCACTACCTCCAGCAGAACCAGTACGTCGAGTTCGACCCGACCCAGGGTCTGGTGCCGCTCGTCGTACCCGGCCAGCACGAGCTCGCACTGTCGCTGCCGTGGGGCGGCACCTCGCACCCGGTCTGGTATCGCACGGACCCGCGGATCGCGAACTGCAAGGCCCAGGGCGGCGTCTTCAACGCGGCCCTGATGAACGGCGTCCCGCAGATCGTTGCCGGCGCGCTGGAGGCGACCAAGGACATGTCGGAGGCGGAGCGGGACGAGGCGCTGACCGCGACCGCGGCGCAGGTGATGAACCAGATGCCCCCGCGCGAGAACCCCCGCCTCAACAAGTCGCTCGACTCCGTGCACGCCTCCGGCCCCCTCGGTCGCGCACACTGCGTGATCCACGGCAACCAGAACTACAAGCAGACCGGGCTGCTGCAGGCGTACGCAGCGTATTCGCTCCTCCAGCAGCCGCCGCTGCGGGTCGGGTTCGCGTCGGGCTGCAAGGCGTTCGGACACCGCGCGCTCCTCGGCCAGCTGCGGGCCTTCGGCCTGGTCGCCGAGCCGGTCCTCACGGTCGAGGGCTGAGGAGGCGGGCCGGTGCGGCTGGTCGACTACCTGGACAAGGGTGCGTCGCTGGGGGGCGACGCCCCCTGCCTGGTCTGCGACGGGCGGACGTGGACGTACGACCAGGTGCGAGACCTCGCCGGACAGGTCGCGTCCGCCCTCGCAGGACGGGGCGTCCGGC includes:
- a CDS encoding SDR family NAD(P)-dependent oxidoreductase; protein product: MTEAELSGRTALVTGGAQGLGRKFAEHLAAAGATVVIADLQDTKGKEAAEAVGGHYVHLDVTEDASWAAAVAGAVEETGGLDVLVNNAGIEIASLFVDLDPDVVRRILDVNVVGTSLGIKHAFRTMGPGGPAGKGGVVINIASVAATIAFPALSAYSASKSAVDRLTRVAAMESGKLGLGVRVNCVYPGLVPNEMGAGLANEMTTLGLFPSAEEAVAGVVALTPSGRLATEDEIADAVTFLASDRAQFVNGAGLPVDGGMGM
- a CDS encoding DUF5938 domain-containing protein; amino-acid sequence: MTKPVIVYGASGYTGRLICEYLREFGVPFVAAGRSADKLKASMEANVPGIETADYDIAEVGHDVASLTELFRDASVVCNTVGPFSKHGPEVVEACLAAGTHYLDTTGEQDWLITCDERWAADFAAAGLLLSPGLAQMYTTGEIAAELCLEKPGLDTLDIAVFWGGSPTIASTQTILVNAATSTAHYLQQNQYVEFDPTQGLVPLVVPGQHELALSLPWGGTSHPVWYRTDPRIANCKAQGGVFNAALMNGVPQIVAGALEATKDMSEAERDEALTATAAQVMNQMPPRENPRLNKSLDSVHASGPLGRAHCVIHGNQNYKQTGLLQAYAAYSLLQQPPLRVGFASGCKAFGHRALLGQLRAFGLVAEPVLTVEG